Genomic window (Spirosoma sp. KCTC 42546):
GACGAAGGGGTCATGTTTGGCTTTCACCGGATGAACGCCTTTACGGGTATGCAACCGCTGGAAAGTATTCACTTTCACGACGTCGAGAAAAATATAAATGTGAGCCGGGATAAAGCACGTTATATAGCCCACCTGGAGAAGGTACTTCTGGGCCAATCGGTGGCAGCTGTTGCGTGCTGATTGTAGCGCGACCAGCAACGGCCGACCGTCCGCGCTACATTTCATTATACCACGCTTGTAATTCAGCTTTCAGAATTTTCCCGGCTACGTTCTTCGGAAATTCATCGACCTGCATCACCGCCGAAATCCGCTGATACCTGGCCTCTATGTGGTTATTGACCCAGTCTTTCAGTTCTTGAACAGCAACCTCCTCAACCAATCTGACAGCAGCTATGGGCGTTTCGCCCCAATCAGTATGCGGTACACCAAACACGGCCACCTCGGCCACCGCCGGATGACGAATGATGATCTCTTCGATATCTTTTGGATAAACGTTTACCCCACCCGAAATGATCAGGTCTTTCTTTCGACCTGCCAGGAAGAGATAGCCATCGTCGTCAACATAACCCAGGTCGCCGGTGTACAGCCAGCCATTGCGTAGCGCATCGGCGGTTTGATCTGGCTTTTTGTAGTAGCCTGACGTTAGAAAAGGAGCCCGGCCAATAATTTCGCCGACCTCACCCGAAGGGAGTTCGCTACCGCGGTCGTCCACAATTTTCATTTCCGAAAACCAGATTGGGCGACCCACAGAGCCGGTCTTTTCGGCCGAAACCGTCTTGTCCAAAACCGTCATGAAGCCTTCTGTAAGGCCGTATAACTCATAGAATGTATTCGGGAAGCGCCTAATTAATTCCGCTTTCGGGTCGTTCAACAAAGGTGCTCCCACCGACAGAATATACTCAACAGCTGGCAACGACTCCATGGTAAATTCCGGGTAACGAAGGCAGGCCGCCAGTTGGGTAGGCACCAGAATAGTATGTGTTACGCCTTCCTGAGCCATACTTGTCAGAACCGGCTGAACCGAAAACTCCTTCAGCAACACATAGGTGCAGCCAATGAACATAGCCGGCATAAAGGTCAGCATGGCCCCATTAAACACAATGGAACCGGAGTGCATGACAACGCTTTCGGGCCGGATGCGGAAGGCGTTAGCAAACAATGATCCGTACATTGACCGGACAAAATGGGAATGCATAATTCCCTTGGGCAGTCCGGTTGTCCCGCTGCTGTACATGATATTGTACAGATCATCACCACTCAGGTCGGGAGAGGAAGGTTCCGTTAAAGAAGCCGCTTCCCGCAACGCAGGATACGATTGCCAGCCTGGTAGCTCACCGTCAGTTAGCCAATAGTTATCCGTAGCCACAAGTAAGTCGTTTCGAACCTCGTCCAGGAAAGGCGCGTGAAGTGTGTCCGTCAGGACTAGACTAGAGTCGGCATCAGTGAGCAGGTTTACCAGCCCCCGACCCCGTACCATGGGGCTCATCGGCACGAGTACCGCGCCCAGCTTGGCCACCGCCCAGAAGGCCTCATACAGCTCACGACTATTGGGCAGCACGGTAGCCACTTTATCACCTTTACCGATACCAGCAGCCCGCAACGCATTCGCCATCCGATTAACACTCCGGTTCAACTCCGCAAACGTAAGGCGTGTATCACCAAAGACGAACGCCAGATGATTGGGTCGAAACTGAGCGTGCTGCGTTAGCCACTGGTTGATAGTAAGGGGGTACATGGTAATCAGCGTTCTATCGACTCAATTGGCTTCAACTTGGGCGCAAACAGATGAATACACAACCAGGCCAGCAGATACGCACTACCGCAGATCAAAAACAGATAATTATATCCAATGGTAATGTCCCCCTGCGCCTTATAAGTATCCAGCAGCGCACCCACAACAATCGGAAAACAGAGCCCGCCTAATGAGCCTGCCATACCGCCAAGCCCTACCACCGAACTAACCGCATTTTTAGGAAACATATCCGATACCAGCGTAAACAGATTGGCGCTCCAGGCCTGGTGAGCCGCAACGGCCAGACTAAGCAACCCAACTACTTCCCAGATTGATGTGGCATAACGGGTCAACACAATTGGCACAATGCATAGCGCATAGAGCATCATGGCCGTTTTTCTGGATCGGTTGATGGTCCAGCCCCGGCGTATGAAATACCCGGACAAATAGCCACCACCAACGCTACCGAGTGTAGCCGCGGTATACACAAAAATGAGTGGTAGGCTGGGCTTTTTCAGGTCCAGATTGAAGGAAGACGCAAAGTACGAGGGCAGCCAGAACAGGAAAAACCACCAGACCGGATCGGTAAATAGCTTACCCAAAATGAACGCCCAGGTTTGTTTATACCGAAGCAAATCAACCCATCGTACCGATTCCCCTGAATTGCTTTCCACATCGCTGGTAATATAGACCAGTTCCTCTGCCGACAGCTTCTTATGGCGTTGCGGATTATCGTAGCTCCACCACCAGAAAACAACCCAGATAAAACCAACCAAACCCGTTAACACAAACGCCATTTCCCAGCCGTAAACGCCCAGCACCCAGGGTACCAGAATAGGTGCTACCACCGCACCAATATTGGTACCCGAGTTAAAGATACCCGTTGCCAGCGCCCGTTCCTTGCGGGGAAACCACTCTGCCACCGTTTTAATGGCAGCCGGGAAGTTCCCCCCTTCACCCAAACCCAGCAGGGCACGGTAAAACCCGAATCCGAAGGTGCTGGTTGCCAGACCATGCAGCATAGCGGCTATACTCCACAGAAAAACGGCGATGGTATACCCCAGTTTGGTTCCAATAATGTCAATCAGTCGACCGAAGACGACGTAACTGAAGGCGTAGGCCGCCTGAAACGCCATCACAATATGACTGTAATCGGTTTCGGTCCAGTTGAAAACGGTTTCTAAAGTAGGCTTGAGCAGGCTGATCACCTGCCGGTCCAGATAGTTTATGGTCGTTGCTATGAACAACAGTACGACAATTCGCCAGCGGTAGTTGCTCATCATTAAAAGGACATCGTGCGTTTGGACTGACTACTTGCCTGGGCTAAATCAATAACGCGGGCGAGTTGCTGAATATCGGCGGGTGTAATGGCGAGCTCGGCCCCGTTTACAATAACATCGTATAGATTGTCGTAAAAAGGCGTGTAGTTGCCCGCTTCACTTTCAATGACCTCGCTCTGCCCATTCCGGTAAAGCGTACCCCAGCGATCTTTCGGTTCAGTGCCCCAGTCAGCTTGATTAGGAAAGTGATTCTGTCGAAGCAGTTCTTCCTGCACATCCAAACCGCCTTTTAGAAATGATCCTTCAGTGCCATGCAGGCTGTAGCGCAGTTGATTTTGATAGACTAGCAGGCTGGATTTAAGCCGAACGGCTTTATCGGCATAGCCCAGTTTTATATCGAAATAATCGACGACCTGACTATCCGGGCGAATCATTCGGATGCTGGCTTCTACCGTATCGGGTTTACCAAACAGATGCAATGCCTGGTCGAGTACGTGTGGGCCCAGATTGTAGAGACTTCCCCGGCCCAGCGCAGCCTTCTCTTTCCAGGAGTGGGCCTGCAACGCTACCGGTGAGAACCGATCATACCGGCCTTCGTACTCGATGAGCGTACCCAGCG
Coding sequences:
- a CDS encoding Gfo/Idh/MocA family oxidoreductase translates to MSTVINVGLVGFGLSGRYFHASFLSVNPKFRLKKIASSRPDAVREFDASIEWVATPDELFADPAIDLVFICSPNETHVEYARKALEHRKHVVVEKPFAITEPEAIQLLELAQRQGCMATAYQNRRWDSDFLTIKRLLADGSLGTLIEYEGRYDRFSPVALQAHSWKEKAALGRGSLYNLGPHVLDQALHLFGKPDTVEASIRMIRPDSQVVDYFDIKLGYADKAVRLKSSLLVYQNQLRYSLHGTEGSFLKGGLDVQEELLRQNHFPNQADWGTEPKDRWGTLYRNGQSEVIESEAGNYTPFYDNLYDVIVNGAELAITPADIQQLARVIDLAQASSQSKRTMSF
- a CDS encoding class I adenylate-forming enzyme family protein yields the protein MYPLTINQWLTQHAQFRPNHLAFVFGDTRLTFAELNRSVNRMANALRAAGIGKGDKVATVLPNSRELYEAFWAVAKLGAVLVPMSPMVRGRGLVNLLTDADSSLVLTDTLHAPFLDEVRNDLLVATDNYWLTDGELPGWQSYPALREAASLTEPSSPDLSGDDLYNIMYSSGTTGLPKGIMHSHFVRSMYGSLFANAFRIRPESVVMHSGSIVFNGAMLTFMPAMFIGCTYVLLKEFSVQPVLTSMAQEGVTHTILVPTQLAACLRYPEFTMESLPAVEYILSVGAPLLNDPKAELIRRFPNTFYELYGLTEGFMTVLDKTVSAEKTGSVGRPIWFSEMKIVDDRGSELPSGEVGEIIGRAPFLTSGYYKKPDQTADALRNGWLYTGDLGYVDDDGYLFLAGRKKDLIISGGVNVYPKDIEEIIIRHPAVAEVAVFGVPHTDWGETPIAAVRLVEEVAVQELKDWVNNHIEARYQRISAVMQVDEFPKNVAGKILKAELQAWYNEM
- a CDS encoding MFS transporter; the protein is MSNYRWRIVVLLFIATTINYLDRQVISLLKPTLETVFNWTETDYSHIVMAFQAAYAFSYVVFGRLIDIIGTKLGYTIAVFLWSIAAMLHGLATSTFGFGFYRALLGLGEGGNFPAAIKTVAEWFPRKERALATGIFNSGTNIGAVVAPILVPWVLGVYGWEMAFVLTGLVGFIWVVFWWWSYDNPQRHKKLSAEELVYITSDVESNSGESVRWVDLLRYKQTWAFILGKLFTDPVWWFFLFWLPSYFASSFNLDLKKPSLPLIFVYTAATLGSVGGGYLSGYFIRRGWTINRSRKTAMMLYALCIVPIVLTRYATSIWEVVGLLSLAVAAHQAWSANLFTLVSDMFPKNAVSSVVGLGGMAGSLGGLCFPIVVGALLDTYKAQGDITIGYNYLFLICGSAYLLAWLCIHLFAPKLKPIESIER